One segment of Antennarius striatus isolate MH-2024 chromosome 5, ASM4005453v1, whole genome shotgun sequence DNA contains the following:
- the ppil1 gene encoding peptidyl-prolyl cis-trans isomerase-like 1 produces the protein MSGVPPDTWQPPKVALDTTMGTVVVELYWMHAPTTCKNFAELARRGYYNNTKFHRIIKDFMVQGGDPTGTGRGGASIFGKQFDDELHPELKFTGAGILAMANAGPNTNGSQFFVTLGPTQWLDGKHSIFGRVCEGIGVLNRIGMVETNSHDRPVDDIKMIRTNVLN, from the exons ATGTCAGGGGTACCGCCAGACACATGGCAGCCACCAAAAGTAGCTCTGGATACAAC GATGGGGACGGTTGTGGTTGAGCTGTATTGGATGCATGCACCAACTACGTGCAAGAACTTTGCAGAACTGGCTAGACGAGGCTACTACAACAACACAAAGTTCCACCGAATTATCAAAGATTTCATGGTGCAGGGAGGAGACCCTACCGGAACAG GTCGCGGTGGTGCCTCCATATTTGGGAAGCAGTTTGATGATGAGTTGCACCCAGAATTGAAATTCACAG GTGCAGGTATTCTGGCAATGGCCAACGCTGGACCGAACACAAATGGAAGCCAGTTCTTTGTCACGCTTGGACCGACTCAGTGGTTGGAtggaaaacacagcatttttgGAAGAGTATGTGAGGGGATTGGAGTTCTCAACCGGATTGGGATGGTGGAGACAAACAGTCATGATCGGCCAGTTGATGATATAAAAATGATCAGAACAAATGTACTGAATTAA
- the eno1b gene encoding enolase 1b, (alpha) produces the protein MSINKIHAREIFDSRGNPTVEVDLYTNKGLFRAAVPSGASTGIYEALELRDNDASHYLGKGVSKAVEHINSTIALALVGQDVSVVEQEKIDKIMIELDGTENKSKFGANAILGVSLAVCKAGAAEKGVPLYRHIADLAGNAKVILPVPAFNVINGGSHAGNKLAMQEFMILPAGASTFKEAMCIGSEVYHNLKKVIKNRYGQDATNVGDEGGFAPNILENKEALELVKEAIANAGYTDKVVIGMDVAASEFYVEGKYDLDFKSSDKSSPPINSCELAELYKSFVRDYPVVSIEDPFDQDDWEAWTNFTGSTDIQVVGDDLTVTNPKRIRRAVEVKACNCLLLKVNQIGTVTESMEACKMAQENNWGVMVSHRSGETEDTFIADLVVGLCTGQIKTGAPCRSERLAKYNQILRIEEELGNEAVFAGKNFRNPLKK, from the exons ATGTCGATCAACAAGATCCACGCCAGAGAGATATTTGACTCCCGTGGAAACCCCACTGTGGAGGTTGACCTTTACACCAACAAGG GCTTGTTTAGGGCAGCTGTACCAAGTGGTGCATCGACTGGAATCTACGAAGCATTAGAGCTTCGGGACAATGACGCATCTCACTACCTTGGGAAAG gAGTCTCAAAGGCTGTAGAACACATAAATTCAACTATCGCACTTGCACTTGTTGGCCAA GATGTGTCTGTGGTTGAGCAAGAGAAAATAGACAAGATTATGATTGAATTGGAtggcacagaaaataaat CCAAATTTGGAGCAAATGCCATATTGGGAGTCTCTCTAGCTGTTTGCAAAGCTGGTGCAGCAGAGAAGGGCGTCCCTCTGTATCGTCATATTGCTGATCTTGCAGGAAACGCAAAGGTCATCTTGCCGGTTCCG GCCTTCAATGTGATCAACGGTGGCTCACACGCAGGCAACAAGCTCGCTATGCAAGAGTTCATGATCCTTCCTGCTGGGGCAAGTACCTTCAAAGAGGCCATGTGCATTGGCTCTGAGGTATATCACAATCTCAAAAAGGTCATTAAGAACAGATATGGGCAGGATGCCACCAATGTGGGCGATGAAGGTGGCTTTGCTCCAAACATCCTGGAAAACAAAGAGG CTCTGGAGTTGGTGAAGGAGGCCATTGCCAATGCAGGATACACAGATAAGGTTGTAATTGGCATGGATGTCGCAGCATCCGAATTCTATGTGGAGGGAAAATATGACCTAGACTTCAAGTCCTCTGACAAATCAAGCCCCCCCATCAATTCTTGTGAGCTGGCGGAACTCTACAAGAGCTTTGTGAGGGATTATCCAG TTGTTTCCATCGAGGATCCCTTTGATCAGGATGACTGGGAAGCCTGGACAAACTTCACCGGAAGCACAGACATCCAGGTTGTTGGAGATGATCTCACAGTGACCAACCCGAAACGTATCAGAAGGGCTGTGGAGGTGAAGGCCTGCAACTGCCTGCTGCTTAAAGTCAATCAGATCGGCACGGTCACTGAGTCTATGGAAGC GTGTAAAATGGCTCAGGAGAACAACTGGGGGGTGATGGTTAGTCATCGCTCTGGGGAAACTGAGGACACCTTCATAGCAGATCTGGTTGTTGGTTTATGCACTGGACAG ATCAAGACTGGGGCACCATGTCGCTCTGAACGTTTGGCTAAATACAACCAGATTCTGAG GATTGAAGAGGAACTGGGAAATGAAGCTGTTTTTGCTGGAAAAAATTTCAGAAATCCATTGAAAAAGTAG